In Rickettsia endosymbiont of Gonocerus acuteangulatus, the following are encoded in one genomic region:
- the mtaB gene encoding tRNA (N(6)-L-threonylcarbamoyladenosine(37)-C(2))-methylthiotransferase MtaB, protein MVSNLKQEIVTFGCRLNIYESEIIMKNLAASGLDNVAVFNTCAVTKSAEKQARQAIRAAKKNNPDLKIIVTGCSAQTNPKMYGDMPEVNKVIGNEEKLLPSHYQINDEKVVVNDIMSVKETANHLISSFDGKSRAFIQVQNGCDHNCTFCIIPYGRGRSRSTAIGAIAEQVKHLVLNGFKEVVFTGVDVTAYGGDLPGSPTFAQMIKRVLNLVPDLKRLRLSSVDVAEIDDELFELLAYNKRIMPHFHISLQAGDDMILKRMKRRHNRAEIIEFCNRLRAIRPEVSFGADIIAGFPTETPEIFENTRKLIAEAELQYLHVFPYSEREGTPAARMPQVPKAIRKERAEILRQEGQKQLAKFFRKHIGQKVELLVENNNIAHTENFIPVKLDEPLEIGQIFKAKLVGMEDGCMKCVLV, encoded by the coding sequence ATTGTGAGTAATCTTAAGCAAGAAATAGTAACATTTGGTTGCCGCCTTAATATCTATGAAAGCGAGATAATTATGAAAAATCTTGCAGCTTCAGGGCTTGACAATGTCGCAGTATTTAATACTTGTGCAGTAACAAAATCTGCTGAAAAACAAGCACGTCAAGCTATTCGTGCCGCTAAAAAAAATAATCCTGATTTAAAAATTATTGTCACCGGTTGTAGTGCTCAAACTAATCCTAAAATGTATGGCGATATGCCAGAAGTTAACAAGGTTATAGGTAATGAGGAAAAGCTGCTGCCAAGTCATTATCAAATTAATGATGAAAAAGTAGTTGTTAACGATATAATGTCAGTGAAAGAGACCGCAAACCATCTAATTAGTAGTTTTGATGGCAAATCTCGGGCTTTTATTCAGGTGCAAAATGGTTGCGATCATAATTGTACTTTTTGTATAATTCCCTATGGTAGAGGTAGAAGCAGGTCAACAGCGATCGGAGCTATAGCCGAACAAGTGAAGCATTTAGTATTAAATGGCTTTAAGGAAGTGGTTTTTACCGGTGTTGATGTTACGGCTTATGGTGGTGATTTGCCCGGAAGCCCAACCTTTGCTCAGATGATAAAAAGGGTTTTAAATTTAGTTCCAGATTTAAAAAGGCTTCGGCTATCTTCGGTAGATGTAGCCGAAATAGATGATGAGCTTTTTGAGCTTTTAGCCTATAATAAAAGAATAATGCCGCATTTTCATATTAGTTTGCAAGCAGGCGATGATATGATATTAAAGCGGATGAAAAGACGGCATAATAGAGCTGAAATAATCGAATTTTGTAACAGGCTGCGAGCAATTAGACCTGAAGTATCTTTTGGAGCTGATATTATAGCAGGTTTTCCAACGGAAACCCCTGAAATATTTGAAAATACTAGGAAGTTAATTGCAGAAGCTGAGTTGCAATATTTACATGTTTTTCCGTATTCGGAGCGTGAGGGAACACCGGCGGCTCGTATGCCCCAAGTACCGAAAGCTATAAGAAAAGAAAGAGCTGAAATTCTAAGACAAGAAGGGCAGAAGCAATTAGCTAAGTTTTTCAGGAAGCATATAGGGCAGAAAGTGGAGTTATTAGTAGAGAATAATAATATAGCTCACACAGAGAATTTTATACCGGTAAAGCTCGATGAACCACTAGAAATAGGGCAGATATTTAAAGCGAAGCTAGTGGGGATGGAGGATGGATGTATGAAATGTGTATTAGTTTAA
- the dapF gene encoding diaminopimelate epimerase, with translation MSSKINFVKMHGLGNDFVIINKKDLTGTYDLSQLAKSMAERHLGIGCDQFIIYEEQNDSYEMIIYNIDGSSAKLCGNATRCLAKLIYLDTGKKDITVVVGNKKLLCHVIDANNISVNVGGVSFNESWMPSRDNIWEFAERYMIDLKETICVDISNPHLVIFSKLELQDQKIVGEKLQDKDLFIDGVNVNFAEVRDNKIYLSVWERGAGLTLACGSGACGSFAAGLKLGFIHSPCKVVFKHGNLIMKEENGNIIMQGPATMVAQGVYYCE, from the coding sequence ATGAGTAGTAAGATTAACTTTGTAAAAATGCATGGTCTTGGTAATGATTTCGTTATTATTAACAAGAAAGATTTAACTGGTACATACGATTTATCACAACTGGCAAAGAGTATGGCAGAACGTCATTTAGGTATTGGATGCGATCAATTTATTATCTACGAAGAGCAAAATGATTCTTACGAAATGATTATCTATAATATTGATGGTTCTAGTGCTAAATTATGCGGTAATGCTACGAGATGTTTAGCAAAATTGATCTATCTTGATACAGGTAAAAAAGATATTACTGTAGTAGTAGGTAATAAGAAATTATTATGTCATGTTATAGATGCAAATAATATTAGTGTTAATGTAGGTGGGGTTAGTTTTAATGAATCTTGGATGCCAAGTCGTGATAATATTTGGGAGTTTGCTGAACGTTATATGATTGATTTAAAGGAAACTATTTGTGTTGATATCAGTAATCCGCATTTGGTTATTTTTAGTAAGTTAGAGCTGCAAGATCAAAAAATTGTCGGTGAGAAATTACAGGATAAAGATTTGTTTATAGATGGTGTTAATGTTAATTTTGCCGAGGTTAGGGATAATAAAATTTATCTATCAGTTTGGGAGCGTGGAGCAGGACTAACTCTTGCTTGTGGTAGTGGTGCTTGCGGTAGCTTTGCTGCTGGTTTAAAGCTCGGTTTTATTCACTCACCATGTAAAGTAGTATTTAAACATGGTAACCTTATTATGAAAGAGGAAAATGGTAATATAATAATGCAAGGACCGGCTACGATGGTAGCTCAAGGGGTATATTATTGTGAGTAA